A genomic region of Streptomyces sp. R33 contains the following coding sequences:
- a CDS encoding nitronate monooxygenase family protein, translating to METELSKKLGVEHAIFGFTPFPAVAAAITRAGGFGVLGAVRYTAPDDLKRDLDWMQEHTDGKPYGLDVVMPAKKAVDGISEADIEAMIPAGHREFVRDTLAKHHVPELAEGEASGWRITGWMEQVARNQLDVAFDYPIKLLANALGSPPADVIARAHDQGVLVAALAGSAKHARRHAEAGIDIVVAQGYEAGGHTGDIATMVLVPEIAEAVAPLPVLAAGGIGSGEQIAAGLALGAQGAWLGSLWLTTTEADLHSRALTEKLLAAGSGDTVRSRALTGKPARQLRTEWTDAWDDPDGPGALPMPLQGLLVAEAVSRIQKYEVRPLLGTPVGQIVGRMNSERSVQAVFDELTGGFERAIDRINRIAGRA from the coding sequence ATGGAGACGGAGCTGAGCAAGAAACTGGGAGTCGAGCACGCCATCTTCGGCTTCACGCCCTTCCCGGCGGTCGCCGCGGCCATCACCCGCGCGGGCGGATTCGGCGTCCTCGGCGCCGTCCGCTACACCGCCCCCGACGACCTCAAACGCGACCTCGACTGGATGCAGGAGCACACCGACGGCAAGCCGTACGGGCTCGACGTCGTCATGCCCGCGAAGAAGGCCGTCGACGGCATCAGCGAGGCCGACATCGAAGCGATGATCCCGGCCGGCCACCGCGAGTTCGTGCGCGACACCCTCGCCAAGCACCACGTCCCCGAGCTGGCCGAGGGCGAGGCCTCCGGCTGGCGGATCACCGGCTGGATGGAGCAGGTCGCCCGGAACCAGCTCGACGTCGCGTTCGACTACCCCATCAAACTCCTGGCGAACGCCCTCGGTTCCCCGCCCGCCGACGTCATCGCGCGCGCCCACGACCAGGGCGTCCTCGTCGCCGCCCTCGCCGGCAGCGCCAAACACGCCCGCCGCCACGCCGAAGCCGGGATCGACATCGTCGTCGCCCAGGGCTACGAGGCCGGCGGTCACACCGGCGACATCGCCACCATGGTCCTGGTCCCCGAGATCGCCGAGGCCGTCGCCCCGCTGCCCGTCCTCGCCGCCGGCGGCATCGGCAGCGGCGAGCAGATCGCCGCCGGCCTGGCCCTCGGCGCCCAGGGTGCCTGGCTCGGCTCCCTCTGGCTCACCACCACCGAGGCGGACCTGCACTCCCGCGCGCTCACCGAGAAGCTCCTGGCCGCCGGATCCGGCGACACCGTCCGCTCCCGCGCCCTCACCGGCAAGCCCGCCCGTCAGCTGCGCACCGAGTGGACCGACGCCTGGGACGACCCGGACGGCCCCGGCGCGCTGCCGATGCCCCTGCAGGGGCTGCTCGTCGCCGAGGCCGTCTCCCGGATCCAGAAGTACGAGGTCCGGCCGCTGCTCGGGACGCCCGTCGGCCAGATCGTCGGCCGGATGAACTCCGAACGCAGCGTCCAGGCCGTCTTCGACGAGCTCACCGGCGGCTTCGAGCGCGCCATCGACCGCATCAACCGCATCGCCGGCCGGGCCTGA
- a CDS encoding serine hydrolase: protein MEEHTGDEETRRRGPGGPEAAGAGPAGGGISRRRLGARLLALGGMLALHAALPGAAGASGNPAERRALQGLRLRYGSARQAGLVEKHLEAAADEARRFLGPSPEHPYYAGAVVLAGRGRTIALHRAMGEAVRYADYDGRTDRVREFPAAQRIPMAEDTVFDLASLTKLFTSLLAVQQMERGQLELEAPVDRYLPEFTGGGKELITVRQLLTHTSGLRSWAPFYQQSTREGQLRMLWAVRPQETPGTVYRYSDLNLIALQLLLERITGHTLDLLLHDEITAPLGMHRTRYNPPLSWRRVTAATEVQRPPWSGLDRGLVWGEVHDENAYALGGVAGHAGVFGTAWDLAVLARTLLDGGVYAGRRILRPASVELLFTDFNTAFPGDDHGLGFELYQHWYMGAMATPHSAGHTGFTGTSLVLDPSTDSFLILLGNSVHPVRTWRAGSAPRVAVGNRFARAVPVRTKHGGPAWYSGMETGGSGTLTLPPLTPATAAARLRCAVWWDTVPGEGALHLEASADGETWEPLPFTTLRSTGGSPEQWPRGSVGGWSGRIWHRLEAPLAAWSGRPVRLRFRHTATGRYVGRGVYVDVVRVAEPARLLFAEDRPTDGSRLQAVGWTRSTD, encoded by the coding sequence ATGGAGGAGCACACGGGGGACGAAGAGACGCGCCGCAGAGGCCCGGGCGGCCCCGAGGCGGCGGGCGCGGGCCCGGCGGGCGGCGGGATCAGCCGGCGGCGGCTCGGGGCACGGTTGTTGGCGCTCGGCGGGATGCTCGCCCTGCATGCCGCGCTGCCCGGGGCTGCGGGGGCCTCCGGCAACCCGGCCGAGCGGCGCGCCCTCCAGGGGCTGCGCCTGCGGTACGGGTCCGCACGCCAGGCGGGACTCGTCGAGAAGCACCTGGAGGCGGCTGCCGACGAGGCCCGGCGGTTCCTCGGCCCCTCCCCCGAACACCCCTACTACGCCGGGGCCGTGGTGCTCGCCGGCCGGGGCCGCACGATCGCCCTGCACCGCGCGATGGGCGAGGCGGTCCGGTACGCGGACTACGACGGCCGCACCGACCGGGTCCGGGAGTTCCCGGCGGCGCAGCGCATCCCGATGGCCGAGGACACGGTCTTCGACCTGGCGTCGCTGACCAAGCTGTTCACGTCGCTCCTGGCCGTGCAGCAGATGGAGCGCGGACAGCTGGAGCTGGAGGCTCCGGTGGACCGGTACCTGCCCGAGTTCACGGGCGGCGGCAAGGAGCTGATCACGGTCCGCCAGTTGCTCACGCACACCTCGGGGCTGCGCTCGTGGGCGCCGTTCTACCAGCAGTCCACGCGCGAGGGGCAGCTGAGGATGCTGTGGGCCGTGCGCCCGCAGGAGACCCCCGGGACGGTGTACCGGTACTCGGACCTGAACCTGATAGCGCTACAGCTGCTCCTGGAACGGATCACCGGCCATACTCTGGATCTCCTGCTCCACGACGAGATCACCGCTCCGCTCGGGATGCACCGCACGCGTTACAACCCACCGCTCTCATGGCGCCGGGTCACCGCCGCCACGGAGGTGCAACGGCCGCCCTGGTCGGGCCTGGACCGCGGGCTGGTCTGGGGCGAGGTCCACGACGAGAACGCCTACGCCCTCGGCGGCGTCGCCGGCCACGCCGGCGTCTTCGGCACGGCCTGGGACCTGGCCGTCCTCGCCCGCACCCTCCTCGACGGCGGCGTCTACGCCGGCAGGCGCATCCTGCGCCCCGCCTCCGTGGAGCTGCTCTTCACCGACTTCAACACCGCCTTCCCCGGCGACGACCACGGCCTCGGCTTCGAGCTCTACCAGCACTGGTACATGGGGGCCATGGCCACCCCGCACTCCGCCGGGCACACCGGCTTCACCGGCACCTCCCTGGTCCTGGACCCCTCCACCGACTCCTTCCTGATCCTGCTCGGCAACTCCGTCCACCCCGTACGCACCTGGCGGGCCGGCAGCGCGCCGCGGGTCGCGGTCGGCAACCGGTTCGCCCGCGCCGTCCCGGTCCGTACGAAGCACGGCGGCCCCGCCTGGTACTCCGGGATGGAGACCGGCGGGTCCGGCACGCTCACCCTGCCCCCGTTGACCCCGGCCACGGCCGCCGCCCGACTGCGCTGCGCCGTGTGGTGGGACACCGTGCCCGGCGAGGGCGCCCTCCACCTGGAGGCCTCGGCCGACGGGGAGACCTGGGAGCCGCTGCCGTTCACCACCCTGCGGTCCACCGGCGGCTCCCCCGAGCAGTGGCCCCGGGGCAGTGTCGGCGGCTGGTCCGGCCGCATCTGGCACCGCCTCGAAGCCCCGCTCGCGGCCTGGTCGGGGCGCCCGGTGCGCCTGCGCTTCCGCCACACCGCGACCGGCCGCTACGTCGGCCGCGGGGTGTACGTGGACGTCGTGCGCGTGGCGGAACCGGCCCGCCTCCTCTTCGCGGAGGACCGCCCCACCGACGGCTCCCGCCTCCAGGCCGTCGGGTGGACCCGCTCGACGGACTAG
- a CDS encoding tetratricopeptide repeat protein, producing the protein MAESRLIQGRYRSLDLIGRGGMGEVWRARDESLGRQVAVKCLKPLGPEQDNHFTQVLRERFRREARVAASLQHRGVTVVHDFGDDSAAGGPLYLVMELLDGRNLSQLLEDNETRPLPVDVVVDIAEQLAAALGYTHDQGVVHRDLKPANIMRLTDGTVKICDFGIARLAHDIGFTAKLTGGAMAMGTPHYMSPEQIAGGEVDHRSDLYSLGCVLYEIATGAPPFDLGDSWSVLVGHRDTAPVPLREHRPELPEYFEQVVLDLLAKRPEDRPGDARHLHRRLVEDRIGPGGLPGAQAPLPGWARGMTAGRKAGIDARPASGAWAVLTGSWTAGRPSGEHRILRPAAAEDPRLTAPYGVPYAFGSAGTGLDAAGPGALAAGHTRAFALSRAGRPEEALAAYEAVAEGRTRLLGADHPDTLAARQEAAYELGRLGRHREAHDVYRAVLVARERSTGPLHPDTLRCRHNLACALGALGRFADAHRTAAEVAADRAAVLGAEHADTLLTRYEVAYALGRLERWQEALDGFRHVAAVRERVLGRDHPDTLAARYEVGIALGRTGHAAQALDLFRGLVRDRTRAYGAADPETLRARHVLGVNLGRLDRWEEAVAEARQVAAARAKALGAEHPDTLVSRRELAVGLGRLGRWDEALPVYRELSGIRERSLGDDHPDTVAAHADEAHCLERLGQVCYQEP; encoded by the coding sequence ATGGCGGAGTCCAGACTGATCCAGGGCCGGTACCGGTCACTCGATCTGATCGGGCGCGGCGGCATGGGCGAGGTGTGGCGCGCCCGGGACGAGTCGCTCGGCCGGCAGGTTGCCGTGAAGTGCCTCAAGCCGCTCGGGCCCGAGCAGGACAACCACTTCACCCAGGTCCTGCGCGAACGCTTCCGCCGCGAGGCGCGCGTCGCCGCCTCCCTCCAGCACCGCGGAGTCACCGTCGTCCACGACTTCGGCGACGACAGCGCCGCGGGCGGCCCGCTCTACCTCGTCATGGAACTCCTCGACGGCCGCAACCTGAGCCAGCTCCTGGAGGACAACGAGACGCGCCCGCTCCCCGTGGACGTGGTCGTCGACATCGCGGAACAGCTGGCCGCCGCCCTCGGCTACACCCACGACCAGGGCGTGGTCCACCGCGACCTGAAACCGGCCAACATCATGCGGCTCACCGACGGCACGGTGAAGATCTGCGACTTCGGCATAGCCCGCCTCGCCCACGACATCGGCTTCACCGCCAAACTCACCGGCGGCGCCATGGCCATGGGCACCCCGCACTACATGTCGCCCGAGCAGATCGCCGGCGGCGAGGTCGACCACCGAAGCGACCTGTACTCCCTCGGCTGCGTCCTGTACGAGATCGCCACCGGGGCCCCGCCGTTCGACCTCGGCGACTCCTGGTCGGTACTGGTCGGCCACCGCGACACCGCGCCCGTGCCGCTCCGCGAACACCGCCCCGAGCTGCCCGAATACTTCGAGCAGGTGGTCCTGGACCTGCTGGCCAAGCGCCCCGAGGACCGCCCCGGCGACGCCCGCCACCTGCACCGGCGGCTCGTCGAGGACCGCATCGGCCCCGGCGGCCTGCCCGGCGCCCAGGCCCCGCTGCCCGGCTGGGCCCGCGGTATGACCGCCGGCCGCAAGGCGGGCATCGACGCCCGCCCCGCGAGCGGCGCATGGGCCGTGCTCACCGGCTCCTGGACCGCCGGGCGCCCCAGCGGCGAGCACCGCATCCTGCGTCCCGCCGCCGCCGAGGACCCGCGGCTCACCGCGCCGTACGGGGTCCCGTACGCCTTCGGCTCCGCCGGGACCGGCCTGGACGCGGCCGGCCCCGGCGCGCTCGCCGCCGGCCACACCCGCGCGTTCGCCCTCAGCCGCGCGGGTCGGCCCGAGGAGGCTCTGGCCGCGTACGAAGCCGTCGCCGAGGGGCGCACCCGGCTGCTCGGCGCCGACCATCCCGACACCCTCGCGGCGCGCCAGGAGGCGGCGTACGAACTGGGCCGGCTCGGACGCCACCGCGAGGCCCACGACGTCTACCGTGCGGTGCTCGTCGCCCGGGAGCGCAGCACCGGCCCGCTCCATCCCGACACGCTGCGCTGCCGCCACAACCTCGCCTGCGCCCTCGGGGCGCTGGGCCGGTTCGCGGACGCCCACCGCACCGCCGCCGAGGTCGCCGCCGACCGGGCGGCCGTGCTGGGCGCCGAGCACGCGGACACGCTGCTGACCCGGTACGAGGTCGCGTACGCACTGGGCCGTCTCGAGCGCTGGCAGGAGGCCCTGGACGGGTTCCGCCACGTCGCCGCCGTACGGGAGCGGGTGCTGGGCCGGGACCATCCCGACACCCTCGCCGCCCGCTACGAGGTCGGCATCGCGCTCGGCAGGACCGGGCACGCAGCCCAGGCCCTGGACCTGTTCCGGGGCCTGGTCCGCGACCGCACCCGGGCGTACGGGGCCGCGGACCCCGAGACGCTCCGCGCCCGGCACGTCCTCGGCGTCAACCTGGGCCGGCTGGACCGCTGGGAGGAGGCGGTGGCCGAGGCCCGGCAGGTCGCCGCGGCCCGGGCCAAGGCGCTCGGCGCCGAGCACCCGGACACCCTCGTCAGCCGCCGTGAACTCGCCGTCGGGCTGGGCCGGCTGGGCCGCTGGGACGAGGCCCTGCCCGTCTACCGGGAGCTGTCCGGCATCCGCGAACGCTCCCTCGGCGACGACCATCCGGACACGGTGGCGGCCCACGCCGACGAGGCGCACTGTCTGGAGCGGCTCGGCCAGGTGTGTTACCAAGAGCCATGA
- a CDS encoding nitroreductase family deazaflavin-dependent oxidoreductase produces MANPVIDWDHPKDPKPGSWQLDHVKQYVATNGSEGHDWNGTQTLLLTTVGRVSGSPVRTPLIYGEADGRYLIVASKGGDDEHPLWYKNLTAHPEVRIQVGPKVLQGAARTATSEERAAYWPVMVKHWPAYDEYQAKTDREIPIVVIEPAGGAA; encoded by the coding sequence ATGGCGAACCCCGTGATCGACTGGGACCACCCGAAGGACCCCAAGCCGGGCAGCTGGCAGCTCGACCACGTCAAGCAGTACGTCGCAACGAACGGGTCCGAGGGCCACGACTGGAACGGCACCCAGACCCTGCTGCTCACCACCGTGGGCCGGGTCTCCGGCAGCCCCGTGCGCACCCCGCTCATCTACGGCGAGGCCGACGGCCGCTACCTCATCGTCGCCTCCAAGGGCGGCGACGACGAGCACCCGCTCTGGTACAAGAACCTGACGGCCCACCCCGAGGTCCGCATCCAGGTCGGCCCGAAGGTCCTCCAGGGCGCGGCCCGCACCGCGACCTCCGAGGAGCGCGCCGCGTACTGGCCCGTGATGGTGAAGCACTGGCCCGCGTACGACGAGTACCAGGCCAAGACCGACCGCGAGATCCCGATCGTCGTCATCGAGCCCGCCGGAGGCGCCGCGTAA
- a CDS encoding calcium:proton antiporter — translation MSTAARKSPFTDWTVVVPLVSLLALVFSWGRDLPGFVVALVALCLAGAVLAAVHHAEVVAHRVGEPFGSLVLAVAVTVIEVALIVTLMADGGDKTASLARDTVFAAVMITCNGIVGLSLLVGALRNRVAVFNPEGSGAALATVATLAVLSLVLPTFTTSKPGPEFSTAQLTFAAVASLALYGLFIAVQTVRHRDYFLPVPTEAGAKKADGSSGGDGSGDGSGDGEHAEPPTSRAALVSLGLLLVALVAVVGDAKAVSPTIEAGVAGAGLPNAVVGVIIALLVLAPETLAAVRAARRDRVQTSLNLGYGSAIASIGLTIPAVALASVWLSGPLLLGLGPIHMVLLALTVVVSALTIAPGRATLLQGGVHIVVLAAYLFLAVSP, via the coding sequence ATGAGTACGGCAGCACGCAAGTCCCCTTTCACCGACTGGACCGTCGTGGTCCCGCTCGTCTCGCTCCTCGCGCTGGTGTTCAGCTGGGGGCGGGACCTGCCGGGATTCGTGGTGGCCCTCGTCGCCCTGTGCCTCGCGGGCGCCGTGCTGGCGGCCGTCCACCATGCCGAGGTCGTCGCCCACCGGGTGGGCGAACCCTTCGGCTCGCTCGTCCTGGCCGTCGCCGTCACCGTCATCGAAGTGGCCCTCATCGTCACCCTGATGGCCGACGGAGGCGACAAGACCGCCTCGCTCGCCCGGGACACCGTCTTCGCCGCCGTCATGATCACTTGCAACGGCATCGTCGGCCTGTCCCTGCTCGTCGGCGCCCTGCGCAACCGGGTCGCCGTCTTCAACCCCGAGGGTTCCGGCGCGGCGCTGGCCACCGTGGCGACCCTGGCCGTCCTCAGCCTGGTCCTGCCGACGTTCACCACCAGCAAGCCGGGTCCGGAGTTCTCCACCGCGCAGCTGACGTTCGCCGCAGTCGCCTCGCTCGCCCTGTACGGGCTGTTCATCGCCGTCCAGACGGTCCGCCACCGGGACTACTTCCTGCCGGTCCCCACGGAGGCCGGTGCGAAGAAGGCCGACGGCTCCAGTGGCGGTGACGGCTCCGGTGACGGCTCCGGCGACGGGGAGCACGCCGAGCCGCCCACCTCCCGCGCCGCGCTGGTCAGCCTGGGACTGCTGCTGGTCGCGCTCGTCGCCGTGGTCGGCGACGCCAAGGCCGTCTCGCCCACGATCGAAGCGGGCGTCGCCGGCGCGGGCCTGCCCAACGCCGTCGTCGGAGTGATCATCGCCCTGCTGGTGCTGGCCCCCGAGACCCTCGCCGCCGTCCGCGCGGCCCGCCGTGACCGCGTCCAGACCAGCCTCAACCTGGGCTACGGCTCCGCCATCGCGAGCATCGGCCTGACCATCCCGGCCGTCGCCCTGGCTTCCGTGTGGCTCTCCGGCCCGCTGCTGCTGGGCCTCGGGCCGATCCACATGGTGCTGCTCGCCCTGACCGTCGTGGTCAGCGCCCTCACCATCGCGCCCGGCCGCGCCACGCTGCTCCAGGGCGGCGTGCACATCGTGGTGCTGGCCGCGTACCTGTTCCTCGCCGTCAGCCCATGA
- a CDS encoding VOC family protein, with amino-acid sequence MIAELQCVVLDCPDPLRLAEFYRAVLGGTVNRPDPRWSVDEEWATLHAPSGLVLAFQRVADHRPPRWPDPARPQQFHLDFGVADLDRAQEQVLACGATLLDARADAAPDGWRVYADPAGHPFCLVRHG; translated from the coding sequence ATGATCGCCGAACTCCAGTGTGTGGTGTTGGACTGTCCCGATCCGCTGCGGCTCGCCGAGTTCTACCGGGCGGTGCTGGGCGGCACCGTCAACCGGCCGGACCCGCGGTGGTCGGTCGACGAGGAGTGGGCGACACTGCACGCCCCGTCGGGTCTCGTGCTCGCCTTCCAGCGGGTGGCCGACCACCGGCCGCCGCGCTGGCCGGACCCCGCCCGCCCCCAGCAGTTCCACCTCGACTTCGGCGTGGCGGACCTGGACCGGGCGCAGGAGCAGGTGCTGGCCTGCGGCGCGACACTGCTGGACGCCCGCGCCGACGCCGCCCCCGACGGCTGGCGCGTCTACGCGGACCCGGCGGGCCACCCCTTCTGCCTGGTCCGTCATGGCTGA
- a CDS encoding acyl-CoA synthetase, with protein sequence MSGVSDQPPNGFWAQAAADPERTVLVTPEGEEWSAGRLHADVNRLVHGLRAAGLEKGDVFAVVLPNGVEFITAYLAASQAGFYLVPVNHHLVGPEIAWIVSDSGAKVLIAHERFADAATAAADEAGLPASHRYAVGAVAGFRPYAQLLGGQPVTPPAGRTLGWVMNYTSGTTGRPRGIRRPLPGKLPEETYLGGFLGIFGIRPFDGNVHLVCSPLYHTAVLQFAGAALHIGHPLVLMDRWTPQEMLRLIDGHACTHTHMVPTQFHRLLALPQETKDAYDVSSMRHAIHGAAPCPDHVKRAMIDWWGTCVEEYYAASEGGGAFATAEDWLKKPGTVGKAWPISELAIFDDDGNRLPPGELGTVYLKMNTGGFSYHKDEGKTKKNRIGDFFTVGDLGLMDEEGYLFLRDRKIDMIISGGVNIYPAEIESALLTHPAVADAAAFGIPHADWGEEVKAVIEPAEGFVAGDALAAEILHHCERQLAGFKRPKSVDFIETMPRDPNGKLYKRRLRDPYWEGRDRAV encoded by the coding sequence ATGAGTGGTGTGAGTGACCAGCCCCCGAACGGTTTCTGGGCCCAGGCGGCCGCCGACCCCGAGCGCACCGTCCTCGTCACCCCCGAGGGCGAGGAGTGGAGCGCCGGCCGGCTGCACGCCGACGTGAACCGCCTCGTCCACGGACTGCGCGCCGCCGGTCTGGAGAAGGGCGACGTGTTCGCCGTCGTCCTCCCCAACGGCGTCGAGTTCATCACCGCCTACCTCGCCGCTTCCCAGGCCGGGTTCTACCTCGTCCCGGTCAACCACCACCTCGTCGGCCCCGAGATCGCCTGGATCGTCTCCGACTCCGGCGCCAAGGTCCTCATCGCCCACGAGCGCTTCGCCGACGCCGCCACCGCCGCGGCCGACGAGGCGGGCCTGCCCGCGAGCCACCGCTACGCCGTCGGAGCGGTCGCCGGCTTCCGCCCGTACGCACAGCTCCTCGGCGGACAGCCCGTCACACCGCCGGCCGGGCGCACCCTGGGCTGGGTCATGAACTACACCTCCGGCACCACCGGGCGCCCGCGCGGCATCCGCCGCCCGCTGCCCGGCAAGCTCCCGGAGGAGACGTACCTCGGCGGCTTCCTCGGGATCTTCGGCATCCGCCCGTTCGACGGCAACGTCCACCTGGTGTGCTCGCCGCTCTACCACACCGCCGTCCTCCAATTCGCGGGCGCCGCACTGCACATCGGGCACCCGCTGGTCCTGATGGACCGCTGGACCCCGCAGGAGATGCTGCGGCTCATCGACGGCCACGCGTGCACGCACACCCACATGGTCCCGACGCAGTTCCACCGGCTCCTCGCGCTCCCGCAGGAGACGAAGGACGCGTACGACGTCTCCTCGATGCGGCACGCGATCCACGGGGCCGCGCCCTGCCCGGACCACGTCAAGCGGGCGATGATCGACTGGTGGGGCACGTGCGTGGAGGAGTACTACGCGGCCAGCGAGGGCGGCGGCGCGTTCGCCACCGCCGAGGACTGGCTGAAGAAGCCGGGAACGGTCGGCAAGGCCTGGCCGATCAGCGAGCTCGCCATCTTCGACGACGACGGCAACCGGCTGCCGCCCGGCGAACTCGGCACCGTCTACCTGAAGATGAACACCGGCGGCTTCAGCTACCACAAGGACGAGGGCAAGACGAAGAAGAACCGCATCGGCGACTTCTTCACCGTGGGCGACCTCGGACTGATGGACGAGGAGGGGTACCTCTTCCTGCGCGACCGCAAGATCGACATGATCATCTCGGGCGGCGTGAACATCTATCCGGCCGAGATCGAGTCGGCCCTGCTCACCCACCCGGCGGTCGCCGACGCCGCCGCGTTCGGGATCCCGCACGCCGACTGGGGCGAGGAGGTGAAGGCGGTCATCGAACCGGCCGAGGGCTTCGTGGCCGGAGACGCCCTCGCCGCGGAGATCCTGCACCACTGTGAGCGGCAGCTGGCCGGCTTCAAGCGGCCGAAGTCGGTCGACTTCATCGAAACGATGCCGCGCGACCCGAACGGCAAGCTGTACAAGCGGAGGCTGCGCGATCCGTACTGGGAGGGCCGCGACCGGGCGGTGTGA
- a CDS encoding phytoene desaturase family protein yields the protein MTSFGHDVYDDVIVGGGHNGLVAAAYLARAGRSVLVLERLGNTGGAAISTRPFAGVDARLSRYSYLVSLLPAKIVRDLGLNFAVRKRTVSSYTPVERDGRPGGLLVGGGEARTRESFARLTGSEREYESWRAFYGRTGRLAQKVFPTLTEPLPTRAELRARIDDETAWRMLFEEPLGRAVEEHFADDLVRGVVLTDALIGTFADAHDASLAQNRCFLYHVIGGGTGDWDVPVGGMGALTDALAAAARAAGAEIATGHEVLRIETDGRAPAEVTFRTATGEGRVVGRTVLVNASPRALGELLGETEPAPPVEGSQLKVNMLLRRLPRLRDTTVDPREAFGGTFHIAEGYAELARAYAEAATGELPSVPPSEIYCHSLTDPSILGPELVAQGYQTLTLFGLHTPARLFEKDNQGAREVLLTGTLAQMDAHLAEPITDCLAFDADGRPCIEAKTPLDLERELRLPGGHIFHRDLSWPYAEDQGAAGRWGVGTPYANVLLCGAGAVRGGGVSGVPGHNAAMAVLGH from the coding sequence ATGACGAGCTTCGGGCACGATGTATACGACGACGTGATCGTGGGCGGCGGGCACAACGGACTGGTCGCCGCCGCGTACCTGGCCCGGGCGGGCCGTTCGGTACTGGTCCTGGAGCGGCTCGGGAACACCGGCGGCGCCGCGATCTCCACCCGCCCCTTCGCCGGAGTCGACGCCCGGCTCTCGCGCTACTCGTACCTCGTGTCCCTGCTCCCGGCGAAGATCGTGCGTGATCTGGGGCTGAACTTCGCCGTCCGCAAGCGCACCGTCTCCTCGTACACCCCCGTCGAACGCGACGGCCGGCCCGGCGGTCTCCTCGTCGGCGGCGGGGAGGCCCGTACCCGGGAGTCCTTCGCGCGGCTGACCGGCTCGGAGCGCGAGTACGAGAGCTGGCGCGCCTTCTACGGGCGGACCGGGCGGCTGGCGCAGAAGGTGTTCCCGACACTGACCGAGCCGCTGCCCACGCGGGCGGAGCTGCGGGCCCGGATCGACGACGAGACCGCCTGGCGGATGCTGTTCGAGGAGCCGCTCGGGCGGGCCGTCGAGGAGCACTTCGCCGACGACCTGGTCCGCGGCGTGGTCCTCACGGACGCCCTGATCGGCACGTTTGCGGACGCGCACGACGCCTCGCTCGCGCAGAACCGCTGCTTCCTGTACCACGTCATCGGCGGCGGGACGGGGGACTGGGACGTGCCGGTCGGCGGGATGGGCGCGCTCACCGATGCGCTGGCGGCGGCCGCCCGGGCGGCCGGGGCCGAGATCGCGACCGGGCACGAGGTGCTCCGGATCGAGACGGACGGGCGGGCTCCGGCCGAGGTGACCTTCCGTACGGCGACCGGCGAGGGACGGGTCGTCGGGCGGACGGTGCTGGTCAACGCCTCCCCCCGGGCCCTGGGCGAACTGCTCGGGGAGACGGAGCCGGCGCCCCCGGTCGAGGGGTCTCAGCTCAAGGTCAACATGCTGCTGCGGCGGCTGCCGAGGCTGCGGGACACCACGGTGGACCCGCGCGAGGCCTTCGGCGGCACCTTCCACATCGCCGAGGGGTACGCGGAACTGGCGCGGGCCTACGCCGAGGCCGCCACCGGCGAACTGCCGTCCGTACCGCCCTCGGAGATCTACTGCCACTCGCTGACCGACCCCTCGATCCTCGGGCCGGAGCTCGTGGCGCAGGGGTACCAGACGCTGACGCTGTTCGGTCTGCACACCCCGGCCCGGCTGTTCGAGAAGGACAACCAGGGGGCGCGCGAGGTGCTGCTGACCGGAACGCTCGCGCAGATGGACGCGCACCTGGCCGAGCCGATCACCGACTGCCTGGCCTTCGACGCGGACGGGCGGCCGTGCATCGAGGCCAAGACCCCGCTGGACCTGGAGCGCGAACTGCGGCTGCCCGGCGGGCACATCTTCCACCGGGACCTGTCCTGGCCGTACGCGGAGGACCAGGGTGCGGCGGGCCGCTGGGGGGTGGGGACCCCGTACGCCAACGTCCTGCTGTGCGGCGCGGGCGCCGTGCGCGGAGGCGGTGTCAGCGGGGTCCCCGGCCACAATGCGGCGATGGCGGTGCTGGGGCACTGA